The genomic interval CCTCGACCGAGCAATCGGGCCTGTTCAAGCACATCCTGCCGCTGTTCAAGCAGAAGAGCGGGATCGACGTGAAGGTGGTGGCGCTCGGCACCGGCCAAGCCCTCGACGCCGCGCGCCGGGGCGACGCCGACGTCGTGCTCGTTCACGACCGCCCGGCCGAGGACAAGTTCGTCGCCGAGGGCTTCGCCAAGGGGCGGCAGGACGTGATGTACAACGACTACGTGCTGATCGGCCCGAAGGCCGACCCGGCCGGCATCCGGGGCAAGGGGGTGGACGACGCCTTCAAGGCCATCGCGGAGGGACAAGCGCCCTTCGTCTCACGCGGCGACCGCTCCGGCACCCACAGCGCCGAACTGCGGAGCTGGAAGGAGGCCGGCGTCGATCTCCCGGCGGTCCGCGGCGACTGGTATCGCGATGTCGGACAGGGAATGGGTCCGGCGCTCAACACCGCCTCGTCGCTCGGCGCCTACGTCCTGGCCGATCGCGGCACGTGGCTTTCGTTCAAGAATCGGGGCGACCTGACCATCCTCGTCGAGGGCGACAAGCGCCTGTTCAACCCCTACGGCGTGATGCTGGTGAATCCGGATAAGCACCCGAGCGTGAAGGTGAAGGAAGGCCAAGCCTTCATCGATTGGCTGGTTTCGCCCGAGGGACAGCAGGCAATCGCCGATTACAAGATCAACGGCGAGCCGTTGTTCTTCCCGAGCGCGAAGAAGGGCTGACGCTCGTCTACACCGCCTCATCCCGAGGCGCCGCGCAGTGGCCTCGAAGGATTCTTTCGGTTCCCGTGCGGTGACTGGCGGACCCATCGAGGGCGACGCTTCGCGCCGCCACCTCAGGGTGAGGAGGCGGGTTGGAAAGAAGACCCCAACGATCCCGTCTCTACCGCGGCGGACCCGACTGACGCTTGCGGGCGAAGACCCACAGGGCCAGCACGGCGAGCGCGATCAGCACGCTGACCCAGACCCAGTTGAAATCGGTGGCCGCGGACGTCGCCGCGCCCGAACTGGAGCCGGACGGCCCCGATTCCGGAATCGGCGGGGCAGGGTTGGTGGCCTGGGCGAGCGCCGCATGAAGTCCGGCGAGCCAGACCGTCACGGCGAAGGCGGCATGTCTCATGATACGCAAGCTCCAAGGATGCAGGCCGCCCGGGCGAAGGCGGTTACTCTTTCGCCTTGTCGAACTGGAAGGCCGGCGCGTCGTTGAGCTGTGCCTTGGTCAAGCGCACCTCGGCATGGATCAGATCGTGGCCCACGAGCACCGTCGCGGGCGTGGAACTTGGCCGCTGAGGCTCGACCGGACCGGTCGCTTCTGTGACGCGGCCGCTCTGCTGGTTCTGCACCGCGCCCAGAACCTCGGGGGAAACCTTCGAACCCGGCATCGTCTCCGCACTGGCCTTGTCGGCGGCCTTCTCGCTCGGTGCGTTGTCCGGCGTCACCACCGAAGACGTGCCGCCGGTGAGGGACACATCCTCGAAATTCCAGGCGAGCTGGTCGAAGGGCACCGCGACGTATTTTTCGCCGACGCCGAGGAAGCCGCCGACGCCGATCACCACCGCCTGGATGCGGCCGGTGCCGTCCACGAGCACGTCCTCGATCTTGCCGACCCGGACATGGTCCGCCCCGACCACGCCGACGCCGATCACCTTGGAGCCGCGCATCGTGCCCACCTCGGGCCGCTCGATAAAGCGGGTGGCCGCAGGCCCGGCGGGCGCCGCCTCGGCGAGGGCGGGAAGCGGGGCAACCGCGAGTGAGAGGGCGAGGGCGGCGAGCGCGGATCGCGGGACGCTGGACAAGTTGGGACGCATCCCTGACTCCGGGTTCGGACGTGCTGGTGCCCCGTTAACGGCCGGCGACCCTGCCAGTTCATCCGCGTCAGGCGACGCCGTCCCACGTCTCGGTGATAACGCGTCCCGCATGCGAGAGGCGGGCGCGCAGTACCACGTCCCCCGCAGGCCGCGGATCGGGCGGCCGGAACTCGGCGTAGAGGCGCCAGCCGCCGGTCTGCGGCACCCGCTCGGCATAGGGCTCGACCAGCGCGCCCGCGCTCGCCGAGAGCGCCACGTCGATGGATGCCTTCGGATCGTCGGGCAGGCCCGGCCCCTCGAAGTCGATGGCGTAGAGGCGCCGCTGCGGCGAGGGCGGATCGGTCGGCCGCAGACGCTCAGCCGAACCGACGCGGGTCGAAACCACACGGGCGAGCGGCGGCGCGAGGGCCGGCGCCGGCTCGGCGCCGACCGTGACGAGGGAATAGGCGAGCCGCAATGGCTTGCCTGCTTCAACGGGCGCCTCCGGCACGAAGGCGGCGACGATGTTGTCGGTCGCCTCCGTGCGTGAGGGGATCTCGAACAGCCGGACCGCACCCGCGCCGAATCCGCCCTGCGGCGTCATCCACAGGCCCGGCCGGTCCTCGTGCTGCGCCTGCACGTCGAGATAGGCGGCAAAGTGCCGTTCCCGTTGCAGCAGCCCGAAGCCTTCGAGCGGGGCGGCGCGGAACGACGAGATCTGCGGCGCGGGCCGGCCGTTGACGAGGGGCCGCCACAACCGGTCGCCGGTGGTCTGCACCACCAGCCCGTCCGAATCGTGCACCTGTGGTCGGAAATCGTCGAACGGCTCGGCGCCGGGCACGCCCGGCCCGTTCTCGCCGAACAGGAACATACTGGTGTGCGGCGCGAGGCCGAGCGCTGCGATCGGACGGCGCGGAAACAAGGCGGCTTCGACCGCGACATGGGACGGATCGCCCGGCGTGACGGCGAAGCGATAGGCGCCCGTCAGGCTCGGACCGTCGAGCAGCGCGAGAATCGTGATCGTCGCCGCGCCGCCGTGCGGCTCCTCGATCCAGAAACTGGTGAAGTCGGGAAACTCCTCGCCCTGCGGCAATCCCGTATTCACGGCGATGCCGCGGGCCGAGAGGCCATAGATCTGCCCCCGGCCGCGGATGCGGAAGTAGGAGGCACCGAGGAAGACCAGGAATTCCTCGTGGGCCTGCGGCCGGCTCGCATCGAACCCGTGGGCGATGCGAAAGCCCGCATAGCCGAGCGAGGTGGGATAGCGGCGCCCCTGCAAGGCCGGCCCGAGATCGAACAGGTCGGGATCGTAGCCGAAGGGGCGCACGCCGTCGGGCGATTGCAGGAAAATTTCCACCCGCTTGGCGTGCAGGTTGCCGCGGTGGAACGGCTGCATCGAGAACCGGGGTCCGAGCGGGACCGTCGCCTCGGGTCGGAAGCGGATCGCCTGGAAGGCGTCGTAGTCGAGCGCGGCCAGCTCCGGCGGCAGGGAGCTGCTCGGCGCCGCGTAAACCTGCGCCGCCAGCCGCTCGGCCCGTTCCGCCACGGCCTCGAAGGTGACCGGACGGGCCTCGATCGGCGATTGGGATGAGGCGTTTGGCAACGTTTGAGCCATCGTTCTGGCGGCATTCAGGTCGAAGAGGCCAGGAATGCCCAGGCCGGCCGTACCGGCAAGAGCACCTCGAAAAGCGCCACGGACGATGGCGCGCCGCGAAACGTCGATTGCTTCGGGCGCCTCGTTGTCCGCGTCCGACGATCCTGCCATCCGTTCATCCCTCCCGCGAGTGTCGACGCCGATCATGTCCAGCCCAGACTTGCCGCAGGCGGACCGCTCCGTCGAGACGGGGGCCGGGGGTGAAACCCGCCCGAGGGGCGCGGGCCCCGCGCCGCGGCCGGCCTCGTTCCGCCTGCGCCGCCTCGCGCTGGCGGCGCCGACGCTGGCCATCGCCGCCGCCATCGCCGCCCTGGCGCTCGCGGCCTACGGCGTGCCGGAGACGTGGCTCGGGTGCGCCGTGCTCGGGCTCTTCGTCGTGCTGATGGCGTGGCAGAGCTTCACCGCGTGGCAGTATCTCTACGGGCTCATCGCCGCGCTGATGGGCGACCGTACCCTGTCCGCGCTGGAGCGCCGCGCCGCGACGATCTCGACCCGTCCCACCGGCCTCAGCCGCACGGCGGCGGTGGTGGCGATCCATGCCGAGGACCCGCTCGCGGTGTTCTCGGCGATCCGGGTCATGGCCCGCTCGCTCCAGCGCGAGGGCGGCGACGGTTCGGATGTCGACATCTTCGTCCTGTCCGATACCCGCGAGGGCGCGATCAGCGCGGTCGAGGAGCACGAATTCGCCCGCATCCAGGCCTGGAGCCGGCGCGAGGGCCGCGGCATGCCGCGCATCCGCTACCGCCGCCGCGCCGACAATTCCGGCCGCAAGGCGGGCAACATCGCCGAGTTCTGCGCCACTTATGGGCACGAATACGACTTCATGATCGTGCTCGACGCCGACAGCCTGATGACCGGCGCCGCCATGCGCCGGCTCGCCCGGCTGATGGAGGAGAACCCGCGCACCGGCCTGATCCAGACCGTTTCCTACGCGGCCGGCCGCGACACGCTGTTCGCGCGCATCCAGCAATTCGCCGTGCGCCTCTATGCGCCGCTCTCCCTGCGCTGCCTCGAGACGTGGCAGGGGCCGGACGGCTCCTACTGGGGTCACAACGCGATCCTGCGCATCGAGGCGTTTGCGAACAACGCCGAACTCCCGGTCCTCTCCGGCAAGCCGCCTTTGGGCGGCGAGATCCTCTGCCACGACATCGTCGAGGGGGCGCTGCTGCGCCGCGCCGGCTGGGAAGTGCGCCTGCTGCCGGAGATGGGCGGCACCTGGGAGGAAATGCCGACCAACCTCATCGACCTGCTCGGGCGCGAGCGGCGCTGGTGCCAGGGCAACCTGCAGCATATCCGCGTGCTGCCGATGAAGGGGTTGCTCGGCGCGAGCCGCTGGCATCTCGGCGTGGGTATCCTCGGCTACTGCGTGTATCCGCTCTGGATCGCCTTCCTCGCGCTCGGCACGTGGCAGGCGGTGCGCTCGGGCGAACTCGGACTGATCGGCTACGGTCTCGACGGCGGCAACGCGGCGGCCTGGGCGCTCGCGGCCCTCGTCGTCGCGGTGATGGCGCTGCCGAAGCTGCTGAGCCTCGGCTACGTCCTCGCCTCGGCCCGGCGCCGGGCGGATTTCGGCGGCACCCGCTCGCTGCTCGTGAGCGCGGCGCTCGAACAGGCGATCTGGATCTTGCTCTGGCCGGTGATGGCGCTGTTCGCGGCGGGCGCCGTCGTGACGACCCTGTTCGGGCGGGTGGTTCGCTGGGACACGCAATCCCGCAACGATCGCAGCGTGCCGTGGCGGGAGGCGCTCCGCCTCCAGAGCGACGCGGTTGCGGCGGGCGGGGCGCTCGCTGTGCTGCTCGCCTTCGGCAGTTCCTGGCTCGCCCTGTGGATGGCGCCGGTCGCCCTCGCTCTGCTGACGAGCCCGTTCCAGAGTGTTCTCACCAGCAGCACCCGCCTCGGGCTCGGCTCGAAGGCGCGCGGCCTCTTCCTCACCGAGGACGACACGCGCCCGGCTCCGGAACTGCTCGAATTGCACCAGAGCCGCACCGCCGGCGCCGAGCCGGCGGCGATCACCGCCGCGCCGTCCGCGTGGCTCCCTGCCACCATCGAAGAGGCGCACGCGCCGAACCTGCGCTGAGCGCTCTGCGCCGAAGCGGATTTCCGGCTCGGCGCGAGGGCGCAGCCCTCGGCGCTCATGGGCCGACAGGATCGGCGCGGATGAGCCGCCGGGCTACTTGCCCTCGAGCACCTCGATCGGATTGGTGCGCTGGGTGGGCGCGGGGTCGCGGGTGAGGGTGCTCCCACCCTTCCTTTCGCCGCGGCTGGCCGCACCACCGACATCGGACTTGCCCGAGGAGTCGAGGGCGGGCTGTGTCGGGACCGTACCGCTCGCCAGTTCGAGGCAGGTCAGCAGCTCGACATAGGACGGGAAGCCACCGGCCTCGAATTGCTGCGTGCATTGCGTCTTGGCCGCGGCCGGAAATTCGCTCCAGCGCTTCTTCAGATCCCGTTCGGCGCCGCGCTCGGAATTGAGGCAGGAATCGGCGCTGACATTGTCGCTGAGCGTCTTCTGAACCCGCTTTGCCGATTGGCAGGTCGCCTCGACATCGAGCTTCGGCGGCCCGTCCTCGGCCTTGGCTGCGCCGCAGACAAGGCCGAAGGAGAGTGTGGCGAGGAGGAGGGGCTTGCGGTTCATCATGGCGGCTCGCGTCCCGGTTGGGGCTCGTCGCCCCGACAACGCACGGAGCACCGCAACGGCCACGCGCCCTCCACAAAATTCCGAAAAAAGCGTCAGCCGGTCGGCCTGTGCGCAGCCGTCAGAGCCGCGTCGAGATCGCGAAGCAGGTCCTCCGGATCTTCGATGCCGGTGGAGAGGCGCAACAGGTCGGGCGGGCAGGGGGTACCCGGCCCCTCGACGGAGGCGCGGTGTTCGATGAGGCTCTCCACGCCGCCGAGCGAGGTGGCCCGCTTCCACAGAGCCACCCGCGCGGCGGTCTCGATCGCCGCCGCCTCGCCGCCGGCCACGCGGATCGAGAGCATGTAGCCGAACCCGCCCGTCATCTGCCGCGCGGCAACCGCGTGGCCGGGATGGTCGGGCAGCCCCGGATAGAGCACCGCGCTCACGAGCGGATGCGCGGAGAGCCGCTGCGCGAGGTGGAGCGCCCCGGCGCTCTGTGCGGCGGCGCGCAAGGGCAGCGTGCGCAGTCCCCGCATCAGAAGGTACGCCTCGAACGGGCCGAGGATCGCGCCCCAGCCGCCGCGGATCGCCACGAGCCGATCCCAGAACGCATCCGTCCGCGCCCCGGCCAGAACGCCGGCCACCACGTCGGAATGGCCGTTCAGGATCTTGGTGGCCGAATGCATCACGATGTCGGCCCCGAGCGTCAGCGGCCGGGTCAGAATCGGGCTCGCAGCGGTCGAGTCCACGGCGACCCGCGCCCCGGCGGCATGGGCGATCTCGGCAATGCGGGCGATGTCGGTGACCGTGCAGAGCGGGTTGCCCGGCGTCTCGACCCAGACGAGACGGGTCTTGCCGGGCCGGATCGCGGCACGCACGGCCTCGGTGTCGTCCATCGGCACGAAGTCGACCGCAAGGTCGAGGCGCGGCGCCTCCTGCCTCAGCCAGCGACGCAGTCCCCAGTACATGACGTCGGGCGCGATCACGTGGTCGCCGCGCTCCAACGCGCAGAACACCGCCGACGCTGCCGCCATGCCGGAGCCGAACAGCAGGGCGCCCGCTTCCGCCCGTTCGAGCGCGGCGATCACGTCCTCCGCCTCGCGCGTCGTGGCGTTGTCGGGACGGGCGTAGACGAAACCGGAGCGGTAGGCGTTGTCGGGGTCGCGCAGATAGGTGGTCGAGAGATGAAGCGGCGGCACCACCGCCCGCGTCACCGGATCGACCCGGCCGAGCGCCTGCGCGGCCAGCGTCGCCGGGCGCCATTCCTCGGACGAAAGCGCCTCGGAAGACGCTGCATCGGAATCGCCGTGAGGCGCGTTGGACCGGCTCATGGGTTTCCTCGCTCGGTGTCGGGTCGCGATGCCGGCTTGAGCGAATCCGCCGGACCGGGCAAGGCGGAGAAATGAGCGACGGAGCATTGCAGGGCGCATGAGCGCATTGGACATCCCCGAGCGGCCGGCGCTGCCGCCGATCCCACGGCTCGCCGCCGCGATCCTCCCCGTCATCCTGGTGACGGCGGTGGGGTCGCTCTCGACCGGCACCAATATCGAGGAGTGGTATACGACGATCCGCAAGCCGGCCTTCAACCCGCCGAACTGGGTGTTTCCAGTGGCTTGGACCATCCTCTATGCCCTGATCGCGGTCTCTCTCTGGCGGCTGCTCGGCGCGCGCCCGGTGCCGGGGCCGGCCCGGAAGGCGTGGTGGCTGGCACTGGCCGCCTTCGGCGCGCAGCTCGCCCTCAATGCCGCCTGGACACCGGTCTTCTTCGCCGCCCACCAGCTCGGCCTCGCGCTGATCGTCGCGCTCGCCATGCTGACCATGATCCTGTGGACGATCCGCCTCTCCTGGCGCTTCGATCGGGCCGCGGCGTGGCTGCTCGTGCCCTACGCCGCCTGGGTGTCGTTTGCCTGCCTGCTCAACGGAACGATCTGGCAGATGAACTGAGTCCCGAGAGCGCATCCCGACGAAGGGGTTACCGGTTCGTCGGGATACGCCTCGAACCCATGATCGAGAAGCGCCGGCCCGATGCAATCAGGTCGGATACGGATCAACGGCACCTTGCCGAAAGGTGGGCGCCGCTTTCGGCAAAAGGACGATGCCTTAGGCCGCCAGCGCCCGCGTCACCGTGGAGCGCAGGTCGGCCAGGGAGAAGGGCTTGGTCAGCACGTCGGTGACGATGGCATCGAGGCCGCGGGCGCGCTCGCGCTGGTCGGCAAAGCCCGTCATCAGCAGGATCGTGAGATCGGGATAGTCGCGCTTGGCCGCGAGCGACAGCGCGATGCCGTCCATCAGCGGCATGCGGATATCGGTCAACATCAGGTCGAAGCCGCCGCCGGCCTCGGACAGGCGATCGAGGCCGTCGCTGCCGTCGATGGCCGTGACGACGGTGTGACCGTCCAATTCCAGCCCGCGCTTGAGGAAGCCGCGAACCGTATCCTCGTCATCCACGAGCAGGATGCGCGCCATGGTCGGGCGTCCTCTACCGTTCCTTCGATGTGGATCGTCGCGCCCGAGTGACCGCAGGGAAGCGCGGCCTGTCAAGCCTCATAAGCTGACAGAGTTCCATCGGTGGCAAATTTCGAGCAAGTATCACGTTCTTATCAGGAATTTGCCGGACCGGGATTACGGTCAGGCGCCCCCGAACAGATCCGCGTCGCTGCTGTCGTAGTCGACCAATCCGACGAAGGGGAGCTGGCGGAAGGCGTGGGCGGCGTCCATGCCGTAGCCGACCACGAACACGTCCGGGCAGGTGAAGCCGACGAAATCCGCGTCGATCGTCACGGCACGCTTGCCCGGCTTCTCCAGGAGCACCGCGGTCAGCACGCGCTTGGCGCCGCGGGCCATCAACAGGTCCTTGGCGAAGACGACCGTGCGGCCGGATTCGAGGATGTCGTCGACCAGCAGCACGTCACGCCCGCGCACTTCGCTCTGCACGTCGCGCAGGATCTCGACTTGGCCCGAGGAGACGGTCGAGTTGCGGTAGCTGGAGAGATGCACGAACTCGACCTGCGGCGAGAGCCCGGCCCGGTGGAGCGACCGCAGCAGGTCGGCGGCGAACATGAAGCTGCCCTTGAGCACCGCGACGACGAGCAGGTTCTCGGGCTTGGCCGCGACGATCTCGTCAGCCAACTCGTCGTTGCGCTTGGCGATCGCCGCCTCGTCGAACAGGACACGGACGCGTTTCGATGCGGTGCTCATGCGGCTCGTGATGGTTTCGCGGAATGTTCCAACGGCACGAACCACCGTCGGCCGTGCCATACTTCACCATACCATGCGCAGCGGGCTCCGCCAGCGTTGCAGACCCGCGCAAGCGACGCGCCCGCTGCCGGATCGACGCAATCCACAGCTGTAAGCCGGAACGCCACGATGGCTTTCCCGAGATTTCTCCAGAGCATCATCCCGAAAGGTGGTTGCCGGCTTTCGGAAATGGATGATGCAAAATCAGGAGGATAGAGCACCGTCCCGGATCCTATATCCAGGGCGGTGCTCTAAGGGGACGGAACGGCGCCCGCGCCGACGGCGGCATCGTCCGAGAAGCGCACCTCGACCTGCCGGCCCTTTTCCGGGGGGGCCGAGAGGCTCGCCTTGAACCGCGCCCGCTCGCCGGGCTCCAGGGCCGCGCGCGGTCCCGGGACGGTCCAACGGTAGAGCGACTGTCCCCCGGCGTCGCGGACCTCGAGCTCGATCGCCGGCACGGCGACCCGGTCCCGGGCAACCGCCACGAGATCCCCCTCCACGACGAGCCGGGCTGGGTTGCTGCCGTCGGCGGCCACCTGAAACGCGGCGATGTCGGTCAGATCGATGCCGCGCAAATTCACCGGCAGGCCCACGCGGGCAAAGAGCCCCGCCGTCTGCGGCATCGCCCGCACGACGCTGGCGCGCCCGAGGAGCACGAGCGGCAAGGCGGCGGCAAGGACGAGGCAGGCGGCAAGCGCCGGGGAGAAGCGCCGCGCCGAGCGCTTCGGCTTGCTCCGCTTGGCGGCCTTCCCTTTGCTCGGCCGCGGACGCGGCACGGGTTCATCGACCGGGGCTTCGGTTGGCGGCGGCTCCGGTGATGGGGGAGCGGCGCTGGTGTCAGGCTCCTCGGCCGCCGACATCTCGTCGAACATCGCGGCCACGACCTCGTCGGACGAGATGAACCACGTCTCGCGGCAGGCCGCGCAGCGCACCGAGCGCCCGCTGGTGCCGACGCGGTCGGCATCGATGCGATACTCGCTGGCGCAGGCCGGGCAGACGATCAGCATGGGATGGGTTAAGCCGCGTCGGTGTCAGGTCCCGGCAGCGGGTTGCCGCGCTCTCGAAAAGGACACAAACGTTCTCACCGAGTAGGGTTAACCGGCAGTGAAGCCGGGTATGGCACAGGGTGATGTGTCGCGTGCGAAGCGTGGAGTGAGCGGTCCTTGTCGGCTGGGATGAAAACGGGCAGCCTCCTGTCCGGCGCGGAGGAGCCCGTCGTCCGGTTCGAGAGCGTCGGCATGCGCTACGGCCTCGGGCCGGAGGTGCTGTCCGATGTGAGCTTCGAGATCGCGCCGCACTCTTTTCAGTTCCTCACCGGCCCGTCCGGAGCGGGTAAGACGACGCTGCTGCGCCTGATCCTGCTCTCCGTGCGCCCGACCCGCGGCATCGTCTCGGTGTTCGGCCGGGAGGTGAGCGGGATCTCCAACGACGCGCTCACGGGCTTGCGCCGCCGCATGGGCGTGGTGTTCCAGGATTTCCGCCTGCTCGATCACCTGACGACCTATGAGAACGTGGCCCTGCCCCTGCGCGTGCAGGAGCGGGCGGAGGCGAGCTACCGGGCGGAGGTCGTCGAATTGCTGCGCTGGGTGGGCCTCGGCGAGCGCATGCACGTCCTGCCGCCGCTCCTGTCGGGCGGCGAGAAGCAGCGCGCGGCGATCGCGCGGGCGTTGATCGCGCGGCCGGAACTGCTGCTGGCCGACGAGCCGACCGGCAACGTCGATCCGAGCCTCGCCCGGCGCCTGCTGCGGCTGTTCATGGAGCTGAACCGGCTCGGCACGTCCGTGGTGATCGCCACCCACGATTACGGCTTGATGGATCTCGTCGAGGCGCGCCGCATGGTGCTCGCCGACGGCAGGCTGCGGGTGGAAGGCCCATGAGCGAGGTGCGCTCCCCCGCCCGGAGCGGCGCAGCTGCGGCGAAAGCGGCGGCCTCCGCATCCGAGGCGCCGCTTCCGGCCAACCTGCGTCGCAACGCCCCCCTGGTGCCGACCGATTCCGCCGCGAGCCGGGCGCTGGCGGCGGTCATCGCCATCCTCACCTTCCTCGCGGCGCTCTGCGCGGGTGCGGCGGAAATCGCCGTCTCCAGCGCCAGCCAGTGGCAGGGCAGCGTCGCGCAGGAGATGACGGTGCAGATCCGGCCCGGAGCCGGGCGCGACATCGAGGCGGACGTGAAGCGGGCCGAAAGCCTCGCACGCGCCGCGCCGGGCATCGTCGGTGCGCGCATCTTCTCCAAGGCGGAGTCCGAGCGGCTGCTCGAACCCTGGCTCGGAAGTGGCCTCGACATGTCGGACCTGCCGGTTCCGCGTCTGATCGCGCTGACGCTCGCGAGCGACCGAAGCCCCGACCTCGCGGCTTTGCGCGCCGCGCTCACCGAGGCGCTTCCGGGCGTGGCGAGCCTCGACGACCACGCGCTCTGGCTCCAGCGACTCTCGACCATGGCCAACACCTTCGCCGGCATCGGCATCGGCATCGTCCTCCTCGTCCTGTTCGCCACCGGGCTCGCCGTGGTCTTCGCCACCCGCGGCGCCATGGCCGGAAACCGCGAGGTGGTCGAGGTGCTGCACTTCGTGGGCGCCGACGACGACTACATCGCCAAGGCCTTCCAGAGCCGCTTCTTCCGCTTAGGCTTGAGGGGAGGGGCGCTGGGTGCGGGCGCCGCGCTGCTGACCTGCGCGCTCGCCGGCCTGTTCGCCCGGATGTGGCGCTCGGGACCGGCTGGCGAGGAGATCGAGGCGCTGTTCGGGACGTTCCAGATCGGCTGGCGGGGTTACGCGATCATCGTGTTCATCGGCGTGATCGCGTCCCTCGTCACGGCGGCCGTGTCGCGCTTCACCGTACGCCGGTTCCTCCGATAGAGTCGGGTCGATTGAACCCGTTAACGTTTCGACAACCATTGAGAACCGAGAGTCTCGGCACCGACACCGTTCATGAGCCCCTGTTCCGTCCGTCATGCTTCCGCGAGTGCCCCGCCGACAGGCGGCCGGCCCGGGCCGGCTCCCAAACGAATCCCACCGCGAGGCGCTCGGATGGTCCTGGGCGGCGGACCTGTCGGCCCACGCATCGTCGCAGCCCTCCGCGGCTCGAATGACTGAGAACCCGGCGCGGCCGCGGCGCGGCATCCGGCTCCTTCGGGCCTTCGTCGGCCTCTCCCTCCTCGGTCTGCTCGCTCTGGCGGGCGGCTTCCTCGCTTTCGTCGCGGTGGTCGAGCGAACCGACCGGCCGAGCCTGGACGGCGTCGATGGCGTCGTCGCCATGACCGGGGGCTCGCAACGCGTCGGCGATGCCATCGATCTGCTGGCGGAGGGCCATGGCAGGCGGCTGCTGATCTCAGGCGTCAACGAGCGCACCACCCGCGAGGAGATCGTGCGCCTCAATCCGTCACAGGAGCACTGGATCACCTGCTGCGTCGATCTCGACTACCGGGCGCGCAACACGATCGGCAACGCCATCGAGACCCGGCGCTGGATGCGGCGCCACAGCTTCGGCACCGTCGTGGTCGTGACGTCGAACTATCACATGCCGCGCACCCTGGTGGAGTTGCGGCATGCCCTGAAGGACGGCGAGACGCTGATCCCCTATCCCGTCGTCTCCGATGGGCTCGATGTCGGCCGCTGGTGGGCGGATCCGGCGGCCACCCGTCTGC from Methylobacterium sp. AMS5 carries:
- a CDS encoding YdcF family protein; this encodes MTENPARPRRGIRLLRAFVGLSLLGLLALAGGFLAFVAVVERTDRPSLDGVDGVVAMTGGSQRVGDAIDLLAEGHGRRLLISGVNERTTREEIVRLNPSQEHWITCCVDLDYRARNTIGNAIETRRWMRRHSFGTVVVVTSNYHMPRTLVELRHALKDGETLIPYPVVSDGLDVGRWWADPAATRLLGAEYLKFLVAWGRTRFESDPEQSRFAVLIGRRQPVKVVAERLLREAN
- a CDS encoding DUF3426 domain-containing protein, which codes for MLIVCPACASEYRIDADRVGTSGRSVRCAACRETWFISSDEVVAAMFDEMSAAEEPDTSAAPPSPEPPPTEAPVDEPVPRPRPSKGKAAKRSKPKRSARRFSPALAACLVLAAALPLVLLGRASVVRAMPQTAGLFARVGLPVNLRGIDLTDIAAFQVAADGSNPARLVVEGDLVAVARDRVAVPAIELEVRDAGGQSLYRWTVPGPRAALEPGERARFKASLSAPPEKGRQVEVRFSDDAAVGAGAVPSP
- a CDS encoding ABC transporter permease — its product is MSEVRSPARSGAAAAKAAASASEAPLPANLRRNAPLVPTDSAASRALAAVIAILTFLAALCAGAAEIAVSSASQWQGSVAQEMTVQIRPGAGRDIEADVKRAESLARAAPGIVGARIFSKAESERLLEPWLGSGLDMSDLPVPRLIALTLASDRSPDLAALRAALTEALPGVASLDDHALWLQRLSTMANTFAGIGIGIVLLVLFATGLAVVFATRGAMAGNREVVEVLHFVGADDDYIAKAFQSRFFRLGLRGGALGAGAALLTCALAGLFARMWRSGPAGEEIEALFGTFQIGWRGYAIIVFIGVIASLVTAAVSRFTVRRFLR
- the ftsE gene encoding cell division ATP-binding protein FtsE, whose amino-acid sequence is MKTGSLLSGAEEPVVRFESVGMRYGLGPEVLSDVSFEIAPHSFQFLTGPSGAGKTTLLRLILLSVRPTRGIVSVFGREVSGISNDALTGLRRRMGVVFQDFRLLDHLTTYENVALPLRVQERAEASYRAEVVELLRWVGLGERMHVLPPLLSGGEKQRAAIARALIARPELLLADEPTGNVDPSLARRLLRLFMELNRLGTSVVIATHDYGLMDLVEARRMVLADGRLRVEGP